The Nocardia arthritidis genome has a window encoding:
- a CDS encoding LacI family DNA-binding transcriptional regulator, with translation MARPTMEDVAARAGVSRALVSLVMRDSPKVSEHRRRAVLEAAKELGYQPHIMARSLASRTSNIVGVMVSDLRNAFFADVVEGMDAAAQEAGLELILNTGRRSAARERTALESLLSFRPGGIILLSPVLPAAAIRDAAQQGPVVLVSRTSAIADVDTVNDDGEVGAALAVDHLVSLGHRRIVHLDGGGAFTSAARRRGYRAAMERHALEPMIIPSEHTDSAGMAAVHKLLNLFSRNNFPTALVSSNDFNAVGAMSALEEAGLHVPGDVSVVGYDNTSLAALRHVALTTIDQPRIQMGRLAVEALTERLRHGRTEPVRRRLQPSLVVRSTTSAPRS, from the coding sequence ATGGCGCGGCCCACCATGGAAGACGTCGCCGCCAGGGCGGGCGTCTCGCGCGCGCTCGTCTCGCTCGTCATGCGCGATTCGCCCAAGGTGAGCGAGCATCGGCGGCGCGCGGTACTGGAGGCCGCCAAGGAACTCGGCTACCAGCCGCACATAATGGCCAGATCGCTGGCCAGCCGCACCTCCAACATCGTCGGCGTCATGGTGTCCGACCTGCGCAACGCGTTCTTCGCCGATGTGGTGGAGGGTATGGACGCCGCGGCGCAGGAGGCCGGGCTCGAACTGATCCTGAATACCGGGCGGCGCAGCGCGGCCCGGGAACGCACCGCGCTGGAAAGCCTGCTCTCGTTCCGGCCCGGCGGCATCATCCTGCTCTCACCGGTGCTGCCCGCCGCGGCCATTCGCGATGCGGCGCAACAGGGTCCGGTCGTGCTCGTCTCGCGCACCTCCGCCATCGCCGACGTCGACACCGTCAACGACGACGGTGAGGTCGGCGCCGCACTTGCCGTGGATCACCTTGTCTCCCTTGGCCATCGGCGCATCGTGCACCTCGACGGCGGCGGCGCGTTCACCTCGGCGGCCCGCCGCAGAGGCTACCGCGCCGCCATGGAGCGGCACGCGCTGGAGCCGATGATCATTCCAAGCGAGCACACCGACTCGGCCGGGATGGCCGCGGTACACAAACTGCTGAACCTGTTCTCCCGCAACAACTTTCCCACCGCGCTGGTGAGCAGCAACGACTTCAACGCCGTAGGCGCCATGTCGGCCCTGGAGGAGGCCGGATTACATGTGCCAGGCGACGTTTCGGTCGTCGGATACGACAACACCTCGCTGGCCGCCCTGCGGCATGTCGCACTGACCACCATCGATCAGCCGCGAATCCAGATGGGGCGCTTGGCCGTCGAGGCCCTCACCGAGCGGCTGCGGCACGGCCGGACCGAGCCGGTGCGCAGGCGATTACAGCCATCGCTGGTCGTTCGATCGACCACATCGGCGCCGCGGTCCTGA
- a CDS encoding Gfo/Idh/MocA family protein, with amino-acid sequence MNAVTIGLAGTGRIGTAHAETLKNLAGVGTVVVADADAERARTAATKLGVEFAADIDALFATRLDGIVIATATDSHPELITRAVDLGIPVFCEKPVAADIAGTVTVLDHLRNATVPVQIGFQRRFDAGYRAARSAVASGELGWLHTLRATTLDPAPPPAEYIPRSGGIFRDCGVHDFDIIRWVTGREVTEVYAVGANRGDEFFTAANDVDTAAVTLTLDDGSLATVSLTRYNGAGYDVRLEALGSRANAIVGLDDRAPLHSVEPNYPPSPFPAYPGFMDRFRSAYTDELAAFLSVVQGTIENPCTPWDALEAFYIAEACELSRAERRPVTVAEVRR; translated from the coding sequence ATGAACGCCGTCACCATAGGCCTCGCGGGGACCGGGCGGATCGGGACCGCCCACGCCGAAACACTGAAGAACCTGGCCGGTGTCGGCACCGTCGTGGTCGCCGACGCCGACGCCGAACGCGCGCGCACCGCCGCGACCAAACTCGGCGTCGAATTCGCCGCCGATATCGACGCGCTGTTCGCCACCCGCCTCGACGGCATCGTGATCGCGACCGCCACCGATTCCCATCCCGAACTCATCACCAGGGCAGTCGATCTCGGCATTCCGGTGTTCTGCGAGAAACCGGTCGCCGCCGATATCGCGGGCACCGTCACCGTCCTCGACCACCTCCGGAACGCGACCGTCCCGGTGCAGATCGGCTTCCAGCGCCGCTTCGACGCCGGCTACCGGGCCGCCCGCTCCGCCGTCGCCTCCGGCGAACTCGGCTGGCTGCACACCCTGCGCGCGACCACCCTCGACCCGGCTCCGCCGCCCGCCGAATACATTCCGCGCTCCGGCGGCATCTTCCGTGACTGCGGCGTACACGATTTCGACATCATCCGCTGGGTCACCGGCCGCGAGGTCACCGAGGTATACGCCGTCGGCGCCAACCGCGGCGACGAATTCTTCACGGCCGCAAACGATGTCGACACCGCCGCGGTGACGTTGACCCTCGACGACGGCAGCCTCGCCACCGTATCCCTCACCCGCTACAACGGCGCGGGCTACGACGTCCGGCTGGAGGCGCTCGGCTCCCGCGCCAACGCCATCGTCGGCCTCGACGATCGCGCCCCCCTACACTCCGTCGAACCCAACTACCCCCCTTCCCCCTTCCCCGCCTACCCGGGTTTCATGGACCGCTTCCGCAGCGCCTACACCGACGAACTCGCCGCCTTCCTCTCCGTCGTCCAGGGCACCATCGAAAACCCTTGCACCCCATGGGATGCCCTAGAAGCCTTCTACATCGCCGAGGCATGCGAACTCTCCCGCGCCGAACGCCGCCCCGTCACCGTCGCCGAGGTGCGGCGCTAG
- a CDS encoding ATP-binding protein, which translates to MEGLGGNHSLETALADLVDNSIDAGASDVLIRFVRQNGQVRALYVADNGRGLTPEAIDIAMTVGGQRSYSSKDLGHFGLGMKAASFSQAKSLTVLSRAARHPAVGRRWELSEAGHSFRVDVVTEEFAEAELLRDWALPPTGTGTVVRWDSMARVPVTEDPQRIETFLSQTVQSVSTHLGLVFHRRLEAGDLRLLLDIEDTERGMGPRFLVSPVNPFGYRTSGKLGYPKTLIAQANGTQMVFQCHIWPGRSSVPEFKLPDGPEHRQGLYVYRRDRLLQAGGDWGGISRPTKRLQLARVAIDIGNELTQFITMNPEKSRILVGPEFTHLAEKATADDGTGFFDFLNDAEQTFRDSRTRNSARKPLHFPPGKGLGPHLRRTIENEFTFMSEDRPVDIRWRGFSPGDSRFFDIDRDSQTLWLNDSYRSAVLGHRRAGLNDAPVVKSLLYLLMEHLFRGERFGNRDKDNVDVWQEILIAAAESEIP; encoded by the coding sequence ATGGAGGGTCTTGGTGGCAATCACTCACTGGAAACCGCGCTCGCAGATCTAGTGGACAACTCCATCGACGCAGGTGCCAGCGACGTCCTGATACGGTTTGTTCGTCAGAACGGGCAGGTACGGGCCCTGTATGTAGCCGACAACGGCCGCGGACTCACACCCGAGGCGATCGACATCGCCATGACAGTCGGCGGCCAGCGCTCCTACAGCTCAAAAGATCTTGGCCATTTTGGACTCGGCATGAAGGCCGCGTCGTTTAGCCAGGCGAAGAGCCTGACAGTCTTGTCTCGAGCGGCTCGCCATCCGGCCGTAGGGCGCCGATGGGAGTTGTCCGAAGCAGGCCACAGTTTTCGCGTCGACGTGGTGACCGAGGAGTTTGCGGAGGCAGAGTTGCTCCGTGATTGGGCACTTCCTCCGACAGGCACCGGCACGGTGGTCAGATGGGACTCGATGGCCAGAGTCCCGGTTACCGAGGATCCACAGCGCATCGAGACATTTCTCAGCCAGACGGTTCAGTCTGTATCCACCCATCTCGGCCTCGTGTTCCATCGTCGACTTGAAGCCGGAGATCTGCGCCTGCTGTTGGATATTGAAGACACCGAGCGAGGCATGGGCCCGCGCTTTCTGGTCAGTCCGGTAAACCCCTTCGGTTACCGCACGTCCGGAAAGCTTGGGTATCCGAAGACCCTTATTGCGCAAGCTAACGGCACGCAGATGGTCTTCCAATGCCACATCTGGCCGGGTCGGTCGAGCGTACCTGAGTTTAAGCTGCCAGACGGACCAGAACACCGACAAGGTCTATACGTTTATCGGCGTGACCGATTGCTCCAAGCTGGAGGCGATTGGGGCGGAATAAGTAGGCCGACGAAACGCCTACAGCTGGCGCGAGTAGCTATCGACATCGGCAATGAACTGACTCAGTTCATAACAATGAACCCGGAAAAGTCACGAATACTCGTGGGCCCTGAATTCACACACTTGGCAGAGAAAGCTACCGCTGACGATGGCACCGGGTTCTTCGACTTCCTCAACGATGCCGAGCAGACATTTCGCGATTCTCGTACTCGAAACAGTGCCCGCAAGCCGCTCCATTTCCCGCCCGGGAAGGGGTTAGGTCCGCATCTACGCCGCACAATCGAGAATGAGTTCACCTTCATGTCCGAAGATCGTCCCGTCGACATACGCTGGAGAGGATTCAGCCCGGGCGATAGTCGGTTCTTCGACATCGATCGTGACAGCCAGACACTCTGGCTAAACGATTCCTACCGCTCCGCTGTTCTCGGCCATCGTCGAGCTGGTCTCAACGATGCGCCGGTTGTCAAATCGCTGCTCTACCTATTGATGGAACACCTATTCCGCGGTGAGCGGTTCGGAAACCGAGACAAGGATAATGTCGATGTGTGGCAGGAGATCCTAATCGCTGCCGCTGAAAGCGAGATCCCGTGA
- a CDS encoding PD-(D/E)XK motif protein: MSDITVPTDRHMSVLGFEEFLRRKVPISIPIAGEPPLTFFIDPTRPAIGIRAPKLSGGAAPDTDLENIHVNELYRDGDRYFEISVTRQQLFVDAYPVLLAIADRIQLDNQPLTTALVDTVRALGHLLERRAALSVEKELGLYGELLMLSGLIRQVGSNEAIDAWRGPDREEHDFGLRGIDLEVKTTASERRSHWIGSLTQLSPVENRPLWLVSYQLTRSGPDDGRTLPSLINNIRDQLSNTADLQAFERSLQNAGWHDSYEATCSRWRERSAPAPFAVVDDFPRLTHDLLAGINVDLTRLIDVRYRLDLSGVRNSKTVPPFLSAALNNGDFHD, from the coding sequence GTGAGTGACATCACCGTCCCCACCGACAGGCATATGAGCGTCTTAGGGTTCGAAGAATTCTTGCGGCGCAAGGTGCCGATCTCTATACCCATTGCTGGCGAGCCGCCGCTCACCTTCTTTATTGATCCCACTCGGCCGGCTATAGGGATTCGAGCGCCAAAACTTAGCGGCGGGGCAGCACCTGACACAGATCTTGAGAATATCCATGTCAACGAACTCTATAGGGATGGCGATCGATATTTCGAAATCTCCGTAACTAGGCAGCAGCTCTTCGTCGACGCCTACCCGGTCCTGTTGGCCATCGCAGACCGCATCCAACTCGATAATCAGCCACTTACGACCGCGCTGGTCGATACCGTACGAGCCCTTGGGCACCTGCTCGAACGCCGTGCCGCGCTCTCTGTCGAGAAAGAGCTAGGTCTGTACGGCGAACTCCTGATGCTGAGCGGCCTGATTCGACAGGTCGGCTCTAACGAGGCTATCGATGCCTGGCGAGGACCTGACCGCGAGGAGCATGACTTCGGACTCCGCGGGATTGATCTCGAGGTAAAGACCACCGCAAGCGAGCGTCGGTCGCACTGGATCGGATCACTGACGCAACTCTCCCCAGTCGAGAATCGACCCCTTTGGTTGGTCTCATATCAGCTGACCAGATCGGGTCCCGACGATGGTCGAACCCTTCCGTCATTGATCAACAACATTAGGGATCAGCTGTCCAACACAGCGGACTTACAAGCGTTCGAGCGCAGCCTCCAGAACGCAGGCTGGCACGATTCGTACGAGGCAACCTGCAGTCGATGGCGAGAACGGAGCGCACCTGCCCCCTTCGCAGTCGTCGATGACTTCCCTCGACTAACTCATGATCTACTCGCGGGGATTAACGTTGACCTTACCCGCCTAATCGATGTCCGATACCGACTAGATCTCAGCGGAGTACGAAACTCCAAAACTGTCCCACCCTTTCTTTCCGCTGCGCTGAATAATGGAGACTTTCATGACTGA
- a CDS encoding Z1 domain-containing protein, translating to MTDAFRNAYLSALAPMEQSGRPQRLHDLAEFLGRNDQVTANDEALQTYLSTSTPDDPLRMKLHLNLATWDNIEDADWTASTEHNTDERRAVITTALAVDDATAKVFLDQFPINKADDIVIANTWSAWYTTALRQKHDFYWNAYKKVLTGKKWSPAAIAALDVATTEVVERLSDPTRIDAYQAKGIVVGYVQSGKTANFTGVVAKAVDAGYRLVIVLTGTTDLLRSQTQRRLDMELIGVENIKRGVADDDQEGLAQLDYQDDHDWLGGKFLSHGVWPADVDRPAIHRLTTYAGDYKSLRNGIEALNFPKHGDRKRPFYHPVNLYSSDAKVAIVKKNATVLSKLVRDLRTITAKLGEIPVLIIDDESDQASVNTSNPKRWLADRKDRTSINRLISELLKLLPRAQYIGYTATPFANVFIDPDDSEDIFPKDFLISLRRPPGYMGASDFHDLDCPIDIDDRTFSNSRELAHVRRIQHLHGADDTDLLKAIDTFVLTGAMKLYRADRGIGEFRHHTMLAHEAMNTVKHKEQADRIRALWSVGAITPPPPVPDYEFCSIATCCPSHTPAIPTYRYLQRLTS from the coding sequence ATGACTGACGCATTCCGAAATGCATACCTCAGCGCTCTCGCCCCAATGGAGCAATCCGGCAGACCTCAGCGCTTGCATGATCTCGCCGAATTCCTTGGTCGCAATGACCAAGTTACAGCGAACGACGAAGCATTGCAGACGTATCTGTCGACATCAACACCTGATGATCCACTGCGAATGAAGCTACATCTGAACCTCGCGACCTGGGACAACATCGAGGATGCTGATTGGACAGCAAGCACCGAACACAACACCGACGAACGGCGAGCGGTAATCACAACCGCACTTGCCGTTGATGACGCCACAGCCAAAGTGTTCCTTGACCAATTCCCGATCAACAAAGCTGATGACATTGTAATCGCCAATACATGGTCGGCGTGGTATACAACGGCACTTCGACAGAAACACGACTTCTACTGGAATGCCTACAAGAAAGTCCTCACCGGCAAGAAGTGGTCACCTGCCGCGATTGCAGCGCTTGATGTCGCAACAACCGAGGTTGTCGAACGTCTCTCGGATCCGACCAGAATTGACGCCTATCAGGCAAAGGGCATAGTCGTTGGGTACGTACAGAGCGGCAAGACAGCGAACTTCACAGGCGTCGTAGCAAAGGCCGTCGATGCTGGCTACCGACTGGTTATTGTACTGACAGGAACCACAGATCTGCTAAGGTCCCAGACCCAGCGCCGGTTGGATATGGAACTCATCGGCGTTGAGAACATCAAGCGGGGAGTAGCCGACGACGACCAGGAAGGTTTGGCACAACTCGACTATCAGGACGATCACGATTGGCTAGGAGGTAAGTTCCTCTCCCACGGCGTATGGCCGGCTGATGTAGACCGTCCGGCGATTCACAGACTCACCACCTATGCCGGTGACTACAAGAGTCTCAGAAATGGAATTGAAGCACTTAACTTTCCAAAACATGGCGATCGGAAGCGTCCGTTCTACCATCCTGTAAATCTTTATTCCAGCGACGCCAAGGTCGCGATCGTCAAGAAGAACGCCACGGTGCTAAGCAAACTTGTTCGCGACCTGAGAACGATCACAGCCAAGCTGGGCGAAATTCCCGTACTCATCATCGATGACGAGTCCGACCAGGCATCAGTAAATACCAGCAATCCTAAACGATGGCTCGCAGACCGGAAGGACCGAACTTCGATCAACCGTCTCATCTCAGAGCTCTTAAAATTGCTGCCACGGGCTCAATATATCGGATACACTGCAACACCATTCGCCAACGTATTTATCGACCCCGATGATTCTGAAGACATATTTCCCAAAGACTTTCTAATCTCGCTGAGAAGACCCCCAGGTTATATGGGAGCTTCAGATTTTCATGACCTCGACTGCCCTATAGATATCGACGATCGCACCTTCTCCAACTCCCGCGAGCTGGCTCACGTGCGACGCATCCAACATCTACATGGAGCAGACGACACAGACCTTCTAAAGGCTATTGACACCTTCGTGCTGACCGGAGCGATGAAACTGTATCGAGCAGATCGTGGCATTGGAGAGTTCCGGCACCACACGATGCTGGCGCATGAAGCAATGAACACGGTCAAACACAAAGAACAGGCTGATCGGATCCGAGCTTTGTGGAGTGTTGGGGCTATTACTCCCCCACCGCCAGTCCCCGATTACGAGTTCTGTTCGATAGCGACTTGTTGCCCGTCTCACACGCCAGCAATACCGACCTACCGGTACCTGCAACGTTTGACGAGTTGA
- a CDS encoding Z1 domain-containing protein: protein MPVSHASNTDLPVPATFDELKPYIPAAVHKISRYGDPVIVVNSDKDALSENLDFDRENVWRIVVGGNKLSRGFTIEGLTVSYFLRRAKSVDTMMQMGRWFGFRTNYQDFVRLYISPELYEAFEGIVLDEEFFRAELRRFATPVDGRPQVTPREVPPLVAQHLPWLKPTSPNKMYNAALTERQSPGIGVEPTGYPKDITRLRENTNAFRPLLDAASNKIELRSSIRNYYPAFVGIIEHQELLRVLQKLSWLEDDYFEPDLRWLNRLGPDKIEDWAVILPQHARSAESTRLLLGHGPLSLFSRERRRDPYFGAIRDPKHLFAAKRIIGEPTPFDDPAADRLARPRRGALIVYPVIESTAPAANAIASGQVVMAFHLLAPLSATTSDGRLVTFTTRNTSRRNAAIVDAQD, encoded by the coding sequence TTGCCCGTCTCACACGCCAGCAATACCGACCTACCGGTACCTGCAACGTTTGACGAGTTGAAGCCCTACATCCCCGCAGCGGTCCACAAGATCAGCCGGTATGGCGACCCGGTCATCGTTGTGAACAGTGATAAGGACGCCCTGTCTGAGAACCTTGACTTTGATCGCGAAAACGTATGGCGGATCGTCGTAGGCGGAAATAAGCTCTCCAGAGGATTCACCATAGAGGGCCTGACCGTTTCCTATTTCCTCCGCAGGGCAAAATCCGTTGACACAATGATGCAGATGGGCCGCTGGTTCGGTTTCCGAACAAACTACCAGGATTTCGTCCGCCTGTACATCTCACCTGAGCTTTATGAAGCCTTCGAAGGAATCGTGCTCGACGAGGAGTTCTTCCGTGCCGAATTGCGTCGATTTGCGACGCCGGTAGACGGAAGACCGCAGGTGACGCCGAGGGAGGTCCCACCCCTCGTTGCACAACACCTCCCATGGCTCAAACCGACGTCCCCGAACAAGATGTATAACGCGGCACTGACCGAGCGACAGTCGCCAGGTATTGGAGTAGAGCCAACCGGCTACCCTAAGGATATCACTCGTTTGCGCGAAAACACGAATGCCTTTCGCCCCCTGCTCGATGCGGCGTCCAATAAAATCGAGTTGCGCTCATCTATTCGCAACTACTACCCGGCGTTTGTCGGAATCATTGAGCATCAGGAGCTGCTTCGAGTATTGCAGAAATTATCCTGGCTCGAAGACGATTACTTTGAGCCAGATCTTCGATGGCTCAATAGGCTCGGCCCAGACAAGATCGAAGATTGGGCGGTGATCCTTCCACAACATGCAAGAAGCGCGGAAAGCACCCGGCTACTGCTCGGACACGGACCGCTGAGTCTATTCTCACGCGAGCGTCGTCGTGACCCGTACTTTGGTGCCATTCGCGACCCCAAGCACCTGTTTGCAGCCAAACGCATCATAGGAGAGCCAACCCCCTTTGACGATCCAGCAGCAGATCGACTGGCGCGCCCTCGCCGAGGTGCTCTCATCGTGTACCCGGTCATCGAAAGTACAGCACCAGCCGCAAACGCGATCGCGTCGGGACAAGTTGTGATGGCATTCCACCTTCTGGCACCGCTGAGCGCCACCACGTCTGACGGGCGCCTCGTGACCTTCACGACTCGTAACACCAGCCGACGCAACGCCGCGATCGTGGATGCCCAAGATTAA
- a CDS encoding helix-turn-helix domain-containing protein, with product MEDFGTWLARQLARQRMSQTEMADKLGVTRAAVSAWVNGRAEPRWEKVHAIGEILGIDTRSVLTLVEPPMSADQLSWRHRPAHPDGGRELGNAAAFAFDADLGVVAREATQNSLDERFVASEPVKVQYTLNELTGPHLQEFLAALRWKELESHFEAVVAEPQKVGRVLADGLRELRERRSLVLLKIDDYNAAGLTGPEYDDGRFSRVVRRQLDSGKAGPAGGSYGIGKATLWAASRFGLVLINSTLSVPFEGRRGPRVIGRLDLPWRRVSNEQYAGPAWFGAHDPDRAGAARSWWADDNTISALRLGRQDTAPGTSFLIVGAHDASGEATGIEGMHRILVESLASHFWASMVSTPNNGPLLEASVTTLRNDTVVVSEERIDPDTHQPARSRALRAYLTGSTVDQLTSLDDVVKATVPLTVPPLKRATNGRPVHHEAVLLLAVTDDDRPNRLVCMRSSRMAIIERSISDIPLGSPHFQAVLLAGGATGSDSPDAVAAESFLRTSEPPEHNNWKKTDDLTATYARGAISRLKEFQDAALNEIRRILRRPHDEISDDGPAALRDLLNYDAPSPPRSPGFPTVKSVTGSVDPTGAWRIRVEVRLPEREDPWLLTPTLRFATRSGPKPEARWSALTPEAGCEVTEQGNLVFAAGIRSAAFSGVSDVQSHPVAAQMAIVEVDLKRVKGTTV from the coding sequence GTGGAGGACTTCGGGACCTGGCTGGCACGTCAGCTCGCCCGTCAGCGGATGAGCCAAACGGAGATGGCAGACAAGCTCGGCGTGACGAGGGCGGCTGTCTCAGCGTGGGTCAACGGACGTGCGGAGCCTAGGTGGGAAAAGGTCCACGCTATCGGCGAAATACTAGGAATCGACACCAGATCAGTGCTCACACTTGTGGAGCCACCGATGTCCGCGGATCAGCTCAGCTGGCGCCACCGACCAGCTCATCCCGACGGTGGTCGAGAGTTGGGCAATGCCGCAGCGTTCGCCTTCGATGCTGACTTGGGTGTTGTGGCCCGGGAGGCCACCCAGAACAGCCTCGACGAGCGCTTCGTGGCTTCTGAGCCTGTCAAAGTCCAGTACACCCTCAACGAACTGACAGGCCCACACCTCCAGGAATTCCTTGCCGCACTCCGCTGGAAGGAACTAGAGAGTCATTTCGAGGCGGTCGTGGCCGAGCCGCAGAAGGTTGGTCGAGTTCTAGCAGACGGCCTTCGAGAGCTGCGAGAACGGCGAAGCCTCGTGCTGCTAAAGATTGACGACTACAACGCTGCGGGACTAACTGGGCCAGAATACGACGACGGCCGATTCTCCCGGGTCGTCCGACGCCAGCTGGACAGCGGCAAGGCTGGACCCGCTGGCGGTTCTTATGGCATAGGCAAAGCCACGCTCTGGGCAGCCAGTCGATTCGGGTTAGTGTTGATCAACAGCACCCTGTCCGTCCCTTTTGAAGGACGACGGGGCCCCCGTGTAATTGGCAGGTTGGACCTTCCGTGGCGCCGGGTGAGCAATGAGCAGTACGCCGGCCCCGCCTGGTTCGGCGCTCATGATCCTGATCGAGCAGGTGCTGCTCGATCATGGTGGGCCGACGACAACACGATTAGCGCCCTCCGCCTAGGCCGACAAGATACGGCTCCCGGTACGTCTTTCTTGATAGTGGGCGCCCACGATGCCAGCGGCGAAGCGACTGGCATCGAAGGTATGCATCGAATACTCGTTGAGAGCCTCGCCTCCCACTTCTGGGCGTCGATGGTCAGCACACCCAACAATGGACCATTGTTGGAGGCATCGGTGACCACACTTCGCAATGACACAGTCGTCGTTTCGGAAGAGCGAATCGATCCAGACACACATCAACCTGCCCGATCCCGCGCACTTCGTGCATATCTGACAGGTTCAACAGTCGACCAACTCACCTCACTGGACGACGTGGTCAAGGCCACAGTGCCACTCACGGTACCGCCTTTGAAGCGGGCGACCAACGGCCGGCCTGTACACCACGAAGCTGTACTTCTGCTTGCTGTCACCGACGACGACCGACCCAATCGCCTCGTCTGCATGCGCAGCAGCCGAATGGCCATCATCGAGCGATCCATCAGTGACATACCGCTCGGGTCACCTCATTTTCAAGCAGTCCTCCTTGCCGGTGGTGCCACTGGATCGGATTCCCCCGATGCGGTTGCAGCCGAGAGTTTTCTGCGCACATCAGAACCACCAGAGCACAACAATTGGAAGAAGACTGACGACCTCACTGCCACCTATGCACGGGGGGCGATTAGTCGACTAAAAGAATTCCAAGATGCAGCGCTTAACGAGATCCGCAGGATCCTGCGGCGTCCACACGATGAGATCTCGGATGATGGCCCTGCTGCTCTCCGCGATCTGTTGAATTATGATGCGCCCTCTCCGCCGCGGAGCCCTGGCTTCCCAACCGTGAAGAGCGTGACCGGCTCTGTTGACCCGACGGGGGCATGGCGAATAAGAGTGGAGGTCAGACTTCCCGAGCGAGAAGACCCATGGCTGCTCACACCGACGCTCCGCTTTGCCACCCGGTCCGGTCCTAAACCCGAGGCTCGATGGTCGGCTTTGACCCCGGAGGCGGGCTGCGAGGTCACCGAACAGGGCAACCTTGTCTTTGCGGCAGGTATCCGGAGTGCAGCGTTCAGCGGGGTAAGCGATGTGCAGAGTCATCCAGTCGCCGCTCAAATGGCAATCGTCGAGGTGGACCTCAAGCGTGTGAAAGGGACGACGGTATGA
- a CDS encoding DUF6339 family protein produces the protein MTPRPPRNPPRWVALLPENEAIKYLTTAVLYGDREIPQLALEKVCIPLKEDLRWAADPIRDLVDEAIERHMSSPTSADAWMAPRLHAALRITRREAADPALWNFLSLRLAPDYVLWRHPGRTIADRTEGTNQLRFVGPFHTQTFARLWWAAELFRDGPDYQTVETACGNQDILHTTLRLEIVHHRPTALAITRLLALKKVNTGREVNALSQVINAAGSTLLFDTIGVDISPDTDAYRQWLDEANMMHMPYESLPSGPDDGRVPSKAIDELVHLFGKLFDEAPVRGRIKT, from the coding sequence ATGACCCCTCGTCCCCCTCGCAACCCGCCCCGCTGGGTCGCGCTGCTGCCTGAGAATGAAGCCATCAAGTACCTGACGACGGCAGTTCTCTACGGCGATAGGGAGATCCCTCAACTGGCTCTCGAGAAGGTCTGCATTCCTCTCAAGGAGGATCTGAGGTGGGCCGCCGATCCAATCCGAGACCTGGTCGATGAGGCGATCGAACGCCACATGAGTTCCCCAACCAGTGCGGACGCGTGGATGGCTCCACGGTTGCACGCAGCATTGCGAATCACCCGTCGCGAGGCCGCAGATCCTGCACTCTGGAACTTCTTGAGCCTTAGGCTTGCACCTGACTATGTTCTTTGGCGGCATCCCGGTAGAACGATTGCGGATCGTACTGAAGGGACTAATCAGCTACGCTTTGTCGGTCCATTCCATACTCAAACATTTGCAAGGTTGTGGTGGGCAGCCGAACTCTTCAGAGATGGGCCGGACTATCAAACTGTCGAAACCGCTTGCGGGAATCAAGATATACTGCACACCACTCTTCGGTTGGAGATCGTCCATCACCGGCCCACAGCACTAGCAATCACTCGTCTTCTTGCCCTAAAGAAAGTAAACACCGGGCGTGAGGTCAATGCTCTTTCACAGGTGATCAACGCAGCCGGAAGCACGCTACTTTTCGACACAATCGGTGTGGACATTTCTCCGGACACCGACGCCTACCGGCAGTGGCTTGACGAGGCCAACATGATGCACATGCCGTATGAATCGTTGCCCAGCGGGCCCGACGACGGGCGAGTTCCATCAAAGGCGATAGACGAACTTGTGCACTTGTTCGGGAAGCTCTTTGACGAGGCACCTGTACGGGGAAGGATTAAGACATGA